In Nitrogeniibacter aestuarii, the sequence CCTGACGGGGGATCCGCCAGGATTGGTTGAAATGTGGGGCTACACGAGCCCGCTTTCCGCAAAAGAAAAGTGCTTTGGCCCGGCCACGATGACGTGGTCCAGCACGCGAATATCGAGAGTCGCCAGCGCAGTGCGCAACGTTTCAGTCAGATACTTATCGGCGTTGCTGGGCTCAGCGAGTCCCGACGGATGATTGTGGGAAACGATGACGGCAGCAGAATCAAGCTCCAGCGCGCGTCGCGCGATTTCCCGTGGATGGACGCTGGTTTGAGTCAGCGTGCCTTCAAACATCGTCTCTGTGGCGATCACGCGATTCTGGGCATCCAGGAACGCAACGACGAAGATTTCTCGGCTGAGGCCGACGTATCTCAGTCGAAAGAATCGAGCTGATGACGCGGGGTCCAACAAATAGTCGGCGCTCGAACGAGCATCGACTTCCATGGCGCGCTGAAGAATTTCCAGTGCTGCAACCAGGGCGACTGATGATGCGTCCTCGCTGCCTCGAGCAAACCGGATGACGTTCCCAATGGAGCCGCCACAGCCCTTGAGTACGTCGTGCGATCGATCGCCGTAAAATCCACTGATAAGTGCGACGTCGCTCGCAGTCTTTGGGTTCGCCAGTGCTTGAGCGTAGTTGTGCATACATGCCTCCAAAACAAGGAAGGAGGCGAACCCATGGGGTTGCCCCCATGGGTGGAAAAAATATCGCGGGTGATTCTTGATCACCGTCCAGTTGCAGCGATTGACTGGCATTGAAAGGCCAACGAAGTGGCTTGCTTTCCCAAAGCACTCCCCTTGAAGGGCTTTGGGAAAGCCCGTCAGCTCAAAATAAGCCGACGGGAAAGGTAGTGCGATAGACGAACGTTCTGGTTAGGCTTCAACCAGCTGTTTCGCGAGCGCGATCTCAATGGAATCACCGGACTGATTAAGGACGTCGAGACCGGAGTCGGGCATGTCACCACTCGTCGATTGGGCAACTGCAATCTTTGCTGCCATGAGTTCCAAACATGCTGTTTGTGCAGACTTCTCATAGCCGAGGAAGATGACGCGAACGTCCTCGTCCTGACCGATTCGCCATGAACGTCGTGCCGCCTGCCACAAGGTAAATACGTTGTAGCCGGTCTGCATGAAGATGATGGTTGGAAATTCGAGGAGATCCAAGCCGGTTTTCACCAGCTCTGGGTTGGTCACGACAGCATCAACGCCACGGTCGACTTGATCTGCAATCCAGTCCTCCCGCTTTTCAGCGGAGACGCTGGCGCGCAGTACGGCGACTTTCATGCCGGTATTTTCGAGCACCAATTTGAGGCGAGTTGTGGTGTCTCGCTTCCCGCTGTAGATCGAATACACCAATACCCGCCGCCCTGCCCCCTTTTCGCGGCACACCCACTGAATCATTGCTGCTTCTTTGGGTGATGGGGTTGCCTCATCAAAGATGAAAGGCTGATAGGCGATTTGCGCACGAGTGCGTGGATGGCGAACAAGTTCATCTCGAAAAGTGCAATCAGGCCAGGCCAAAAGGCAGTTCAGTACAACGCCCAGTAGCGAGTTGTCCCCTTGTCGAAGCGCGTGCTTCAACTCAGCGACGAGCACTTGCTCAAGACGACGGTAGGCTTCTCGCTGCTCTTCTGTCATTGGCACCGATTCGAAGAGTTCGTCGTACGGTGGCAAGACCCCTGCATCGATGTCGCGAAGTTTCAGAAACGCAGTGATCGGCAAGACGTAGCGCATGATGCCCTTCGGACCAAACCCCGGACCTTTCACGACCCGGTGAGTTGTCTTGCGGCCTCTCGCGGTGCGGTGCGAGCCAGAATCGGCCTCGCGGAACACGTCCTTGAGAACCCCATGCTCTCCCATGAATGCCGTCTGAGCTGTGCCAAGTCGGTTTCTCGAATTGACACCAAAGCCGTCGGCAATCATTGCTGCAGGGTTCAGCCGCCACAGCAAATAGAACAGATCATCGGCGTATCCCCCCATTAGGGTTCCCGTGAGGAGCAATGTCTTCTGGCATTTGCGCGCGAGCACGCCCATGGCCTGACCTTGAGCTGAGCTACCGTTTTTGTACTCATGGCCCTCGT encodes:
- a CDS encoding JAB domain-containing protein, with amino-acid sequence MHNYAQALANPKTASDVALISGFYGDRSHDVLKGCGGSIGNVIRFARGSEDASSVALVAALEILQRAMEVDARSSADYLLDPASSARFFRLRYVGLSREIFVVAFLDAQNRVIATETMFEGTLTQTSVHPREIARRALELDSAAVIVSHNHPSGLAEPSNADKYLTETLRTALATLDIRVLDHVIVAGPKHFSFAESGLV
- a CDS encoding SNF2-related protein; this translates as MQTQIEAFPEFAIPPAQTMGLQELVSTFRGALLDAVQNQCAPLFDGSTSHARDEALDALKRKPFDAQRGVIHSMLCLLSDHDQPAGIINAEMGTGKTMMAIAVAKLMHDEGFERSLVICPPHLVYKWRREIMNTIPNARVWILNGPDTLAKLLKIREMSNKATVPEFFVLGRVRMRMGFHWRPAFVKRLVPFASEMGSKQVGRYAACPSCGSLIMAKNGEGDSVPLPFSRAEIELNESRFNCQDEDCGAPLWTLTRKGRPMRSYRDQVLESLQKMPTIGPKKAEALVARFGEELLGSMLSDNIYQLVNLMDADGELVFSDRQAKRIERALATTEVGFGQGDYQATEFIKRYLPQGYFGLLVVDEGHEYKNGSSAQGQAMGVLARKCQKTLLLTGTLMGGYADDLFYLLWRLNPAAMIADGFGVNSRNRLGTAQTAFMGEHGVLKDVFREADSGSHRTARGRKTTHRVVKGPGFGPKGIMRYVLPITAFLKLRDIDAGVLPPYDELFESVPMTEEQREAYRRLEQVLVAELKHALRQGDNSLLGVVLNCLLAWPDCTFRDELVRHPRTRAQIAYQPFIFDEATPSPKEAAMIQWVCREKGAGRRVLVYSIYSGKRDTTTRLKLVLENTGMKVAVLRASVSAEKREDWIADQVDRGVDAVVTNPELVKTGLDLLEFPTIIFMQTGYNVFTLWQAARRSWRIGQDEDVRVIFLGYEKSAQTACLELMAAKIAVAQSTSGDMPDSGLDVLNQSGDSIEIALAKQLVEA